In Helianthus annuus cultivar XRQ/B chromosome 3, HanXRQr2.0-SUNRISE, whole genome shotgun sequence, a single window of DNA contains:
- the LOC118490354 gene encoding EG45-like domain containing protein, with protein sequence MASIRIYASILVVMSLLSLGSSETGIGTINNPPYLPSACYGFQDQGVMIAAVNQDLWQGGAACGKNFQVTCTGATNQGVPHPCTDTPTVTVMITDFCPPPGCKGDLDLSHEAFSTIADPRAGGIKISYQQV encoded by the exons ATGGCATCCATAAGAATATATGCTAGCATTCTTGTAGTTATGAGCCTTTTAAGTCTTGGATCATCCGAGACTGGGATTGGAACCATCAATAACCCTCCATACTTAC CATCAGCTTGTTATGGGTTCCAAGATCAAGGAGTAATGATAGCAGCTGTGAACCAAGATTTATGGCAAGGTGGAGCTGCTTGTGGGAAAAACTTCCAAGTGACTTGCACAGGTGCAACCAACCAAGGTGTACCACATCCTTGTACGGACACCCCCACGGTGACCGTAAtgatcaccgatttctgcccgcCTCCTGGTTGCAAGGGCGACCTTGACTTGTCACATGAAGCCTTTTCTACCATTGCTGATCCAAGAGCTGGAGGAATCAAAATCTCTTACCAACA ggtgtga